A single genomic interval of Saccharomyces kudriavzevii IFO 1802 strain IFO1802 genome assembly, chromosome: 3 harbors:
- the KCC4 gene encoding serine/threonine protein kinase (similar to Saccharomyces cerevisiae KCC4 (YCL024W) and GIN4 (YDR507C); ancestral locus Anc_1.52), producing MCASFAILLNTKLRNHCSMTVANTETQTAAKSSSTIGPWKLGETLGVGSAGKVRLAQHEGTAHKTAVKIISKSIFNTEGNYGNHGSVLPYNIEREIVIMKLLSHPNVLGLYDVWETNNNLYLILEYAEKGELFNLLVDRGALPEREAMKCFRQIIIAVSYCHALGIVHRDLKPENLLLDSDYNIKVADFGMAALQTDAALLETSCGSPHYAAPEIVSGLPYEGFSSDVWSCGVILFALLTGRLPFDEENGNIRTLLLKVQRGQFEMPDDTEISKDAQDLISKILVVDPAQRIKIRDILSHPLLKRYQTIKDSKSIKDLPREDTYLYPLADAGAAIDDSILQNLVVLWHGRHADEIKAKLKASGTNTEKTLYALLYRFKLESMRESNKRRRHKTKKTKNRKFSTSSSLVKGRNLESTPRKRTSKTHSNNFSSGKKRSSFILSPNSINSSPIPLRNSKGISLRNATSGGSPVVPVILLNSFKRNSKLSSKRSSYMPNLKSGSVTSRLLSNYNKLIDEDDWECIEKDTKRTSSNFATLIDEIFEPEEFELAKREKVELQRKVRGSKMSDNIGDRSEFTDGMKELKRINAKVSSPLINYEFSQQELLQDIDTLLTNRYQLSAYTRPISKLDPGLMPAAGTTPHDIKEQTALIRDTEVKIIETIHRSKFLGSLLNVREGMSKDDDELAPIEESSIISTTPLIYDDRTEVRKISDVEVPHFTRKSRHFTAASNRRSVLSLYSSRDSFKDLSQISKNEYSDSPSQRSVDDTSSSKKVGHTESLASVAEHIDDDSYNDHNSGMNSDNVLYDVPEGVDLPQEVKNSDEQSSCSLVSSSLEPTPVVELPSLSSFQGKNASGLGIYQREPSKVSLPTATIDTSDAVENRETEVKKELKHDSIATNLPDDNVKENNNATAEAPSRIKKSSNVSILKNISKGKILELEIHAKIPNKRLFEGLHKLLEGWKQYGLKKLGFDAAKMIIKGKLVNDSILSLRSTLFEIIVLPNGDDRSLIKFNKKTGSSKVLTKLATEIQIILQKEGVLDK from the coding sequence ATGTGCGCAAGCTTCGCAATACTATTGAACACAAAGCTTCGAAATCACTGCAGTATGACTGTGGCGAATACTGAGACTCAAACAGCCGCTAAATCCTCTAGTACAATAGGCCCGTGGAAGCTTGGCGAAACGCTGGGCGTCGGCAGCGCTGGAAAAGTCCGGCTGGCGCAACACGAGGGCACGGCCCACAAGACTGCCGTCAAGATAATTTCCAAGTCCATCTTCAACACTGAGGGCAATTACGGTAACCACGGGTCAGTGCTGCCCTACAACATCGAGCGTGAAATCGTTATTATGAAGCTCCTGAGCCATCCGAACGTCTTGGGTCTTTATGACGTATGGGAAACCAACAACAATCTATATCTTATCCTGGAGTACGCGGAAAAGGGAGAATTGTTTAACTTGCTGGTAGACCGTGGCGCCCTGCCCGAACGTGAGGCCATGAAATGCTTCAGGCAGATTATCATTGCCGTCTCGTACTGTCATGCACTGGGCATAGTACACCGAGACTTGAAGCCGGAAAACCTTTTGCTGGATAGTGACTACAACATTAAAGTTGCAGATTTTGGCATGGCGGCTTTGCAGACGGACGCGGCACTGCTAGAGACTTCTTGTGGCTCACCGCATTATGCCGCACCAGAGATCGTATCGGGCCTGCCCTACGAAGGGTTTTCCAGCGATGTTTGGTCCTGCGGCGTGATTTTGTTTGCCCTTCTGACGGGCAGACTAccttttgatgaagaaaatgggaACATTAGAACCTTGCTGTTGAAAGTTCAAAGAGGCCAATTTGAGATGCCCGATGACACTgaaatttccaaagatGCGCAAGATCTTATCAGCAAGATCCTCGTCGTAGATCCCGCgcaaagaataaaaataagagACATCCTGAGTCACCCGCTGCTAAAGAGATATCAAACCATAAAAGATTCGAAAAGTATCAAAGATTTACCTCGTGAAGACACCTACCTATACCCGTTGGCAGATGCCGGTGCCGCCATCGATGATTCAATTCTACAGAATTTAGTAGTGCTGTGGCATGGCAGACATGCAGATGAAATAAAAGCTAAATTGAAAGCCAGCGGAACCAATACAGAAAAAACTCTATATGCCTTGCTATACCGCTTTAAACTGGAGTCGATGAGAGAATCCAATAAAAGGAGACGTCAcaagacaaagaaaactaaaaatagaaaatttagcacatcatcgtcattagTGAAGGGCCGAAATTTAGAATCCACACCGCGTAAACGCACCTCTAAGACACATTCCAATAATTTCTCCTCCGGTAAGAAGAGGTCATCCTTTATATTATCTCCCAATTCCATCAATAGCTCCCCAATACCTTTAAGAAACAGCAAAGGAATATCACTTCGTAATGCAACGTCCGGAGGTTCTCCAGTAGTGCCGGTTATTCTCCTGAATTCTTTCAAGAGAAATTCCAAACTGTCAAGCAAAAGATCATCTTACATGCCCAACTTGAAAAGCGGCTCTGTAACGTCAAGATTATTGTCAAATTATAATAAGCTAATAGACGAAGATGATTGGGAATGCATTGAGAAGGATACAAAACGGACGAGTTCTAATTTTGCCACAttgattgatgaaatttttgagcCTGAAGAATTCGAATTAGcgaaaagggaaaaagtTGAACTTCAAAGGAAAGTACGAGGATCCAAAATGAGCGACAATATTGGGGATAGATCTGAATTTACTGACGGGATGAAAGAGTTGAAGAGAATAAACGCCAAAGTTTCATCTCCCTTAATAAATTATGAGTTTTCACAACAAGAACTATTGCAAGACATAGACACCCTACTCACTAACCGCTATCAACTCTCCGCATATACTAGACCCATTTCGAAACTGGATCCCGGTTTAATGCCCGCAGCTGGAACAACCCCTCATGATATAAAGGAACAAACTGCTTTGATACGGGATACAGaagtaaaaataatagaaaCTATACACAGGTCCAAATTTTTGGGCTCTTTGCTCAATGTTAGAGAAGGGATGTCTAAAGACGATGACGAATTAGCACCCATAGAAGAGTCGTCCATAATTTCAACCACACCACTGATTTACGACGATCGAACAGAAGTTCGGAAAATATCCGATGTTGAAGTCCCTCATTTCACGAGAAAATCAAGGCACTTTACCGCTGCTAGTAATAGGCGCTCAGTCTTATCTTTGTATTCTTCCAGAGATTCATTCAAGGACTTGAgccaaatttcaaagaacgAATATAGTGACTCGCCGTCACAAAGAAGCGTTGATGATACGAGTAGTAGCAAAAAAGTTGGCCATACCGAAAGCCTTGCTAGTGTAGCCGAACATATTGATGATGACAGTTACAACGATCATAACAGCGGTATGAATAGTGATAATGTATTGTATGACGTTCCTGAAGGCGTTGACTTACCACAAGAAGTTAAAAATAGTGATGAGCAGTCAAGCTGTTCCCTAGTATCATCAAGTCTAGAGCCTACTCCAGTGGTGGAACTTCCTTCCTTGAGCTCTTTTCAAGGGAAGAATGCCAGTGGGCTAGGTATTTATCAAAGAGAACCTTCCAAGGTGTCCTTACCAACCGCTACCATCGACACCAGTGACGCCGTTGAAAATAGAGAGACTGAGGTAAAAAAGGAGCTCAAACATGACAGTATCGCCACCAATTTACCAGATGATAACGTGAAGGAAAACAACAACGCAACGGCCGAGGCTCCTAgtagaataaaaaaatcctCTAACGTTTCAATCCTGAAAAACATTTCCAAGGGTAAAATTTTAGAACTGGAAATACATGCCAAAATACCTAACAAACGATTATTCGAGGGCCTGCATAAATTACTGGAAGGTTGGAAGCAATATGGGTTAAAAAAGTTGGGATTTGATGCTGCCAAAATGATTATAAAGGGTAAATTGGTAAATGACAGCATTTTATCTTTAAGGTCCACGCTGTTTGAAATAATAGTCTTACCAAACGGAGACGATCGAAGCTTGATCAAATTTAATAAAAAGACAGGTTCAAGTAAAGTTTTAACGAAACTTGCGACTGAAATCCAAATTATTCTACAAAAAGAGGGTGTTTTGGATAAATGA
- the FUS1 gene encoding Fus1p (similar to Saccharomyces cerevisiae FUS1 (YCL027W); ancestral locus Anc_1.48), translated as MQTTTTVLTTVVRKSADVASSFISSQTGTLTAATTLTTTTTSLHSAPSNLLFSNVAAQPKSSSASTIGLSIGLPIGIFCFGLLVLLCYFYIKRNSMSISNPPMSATSPVEGGRNSSNWFSRFFRQDNSGHRDSYSGPNHDIEKYNDTQWTSGDNMSSRIQYKISRPIIPQHILTPRKTVKNPFGWSNKNASLDPKVNESEEEKFVDAFLYTKPPNIFHVESKMPSYNDLPSQKTASSNKKPPLKTGEKWNYESPLSRWFLRGSTYFKDYALSKTSLKTSTPAPQLKQMKMLSRISKGYFNELNILPDERSPILEYNNTTLHADSGLNDLGDTTPDSQVTSYRNANIDLIMARPNSVIYGTTGQQILEVNVSDSHNGSNCIEKHELVIPPASKPHKKRKKRRQSKMYQHLQHLSRSKPLPLTPNSKSSGDPSIQLGGTYTVIQDYEPRLTDEISISLGEKVKILATHTDGWCLVEKCNARNNCVRVSVDDKRYLNEDRGIVPGDCLQEYD; from the coding sequence atgcAAACGACAACAACTGTCCTGACGACGGTAGTCAGAAAGTCTGCCGATGTAGCGTCAAGCTTCATATCTTCACAAACTGGCACCCTTACGGCCGCAACAACACTAACGACAACGACGACATCATTACATTCTGCGCCGTCCAATCTTTTATTCTCTAATGTTGCAGCCCAGCCGAAATCCTCTTCAGCCAGCACGATCGGGCTTTCAATTGGTTTGCCCATCggaatattttgttttgggTTACTTGTGCTTTTGTGCTATTTTTACATCAAAAGAAACTCGATGTCCATTTCTAATCCGCCCATGTCAGCGACGAGCCCAGTCGAAGGGGGTCGTAATAGTAGTAACTGGTTCTCGCGGTTTTTCAGGCAAGATAATTCAGGGCATCGGGATTCATATTCTGGCCCTAATCATGATATTGAGAAGTATAACGATACCCAGTGGACATCTGGGGATAACATGTCTTCTAGGATCCAGTACAAAATTTCCAGGCCCATAATACCGCAGCATATACTTACTCCCAGGAAGACAGTCAAAAATCCATTTGGTTGGTCCAATAAAAACGCTTCGTTAGACCCCAAGGTCAATGAAAGTGAGGAGGAAAAATTCGTGGACGCTTTCCTATACACTAAACCGCCAAACATTTTTCATGTTGAATCCAAGATGCCCTCATATAATGATTTGCCCTCTCAAAAAACggcttcttcaaataaaaaacctCCACTGAAAACAGGTGAGAAATGGAACTATGAGTCCCCACTCTCTAGATGGTTCTTGAGAGGTTCTACATATTTCAAGGATTATGCCTTATCAAAGACGTCTCTGAAGACTTCGACTCCGGCTCCACAACTGaagcaaatgaaaatgctTTCCAGGATAAGCAAGGGCTACTTCAACGAGTTAAACATCTTACCAGATGAACGATCGCCCATCTTGGAGTACAATAATACCACTTTACACGCAGACAGCGGCCTAAATGACTTAGGTGATACCACACCGGATTCACAAGTTACGTCTTACCGCAACGCTAACATCGACCTAATCATGGCAAGACCGAATTCTGTAATATACGGGACTACTGGCCAACAAATCCTGGAGGTCAACGTCAGTGACAGTCATAATGGTAGTAATTGCATCGAGAAGCATGAACTGGTAATACCCCCAGCATCAAAACCAcacaagaaaagaaagaagagaagacaAAGTAAAATGTACCAGCATTTACAACACCTTTCACGTTCCAAACCGTTACCACTAACGCCAAATTCTAAATCTAGTGGAGACCCCAGCATCCAATTGGGAGGGACGTATACGGTCATTCAAGATTATGAGCCTAGATTGACTGACGAGATAAGCATCTCATTGGGTGAGAAAGTTAAGATTCTAGCTACTCATACCGATGGATGGTGTCTAGTCGAAAAATGTAACGCACGTAATAATTGTGTCCGTGTCAGTGTTGACGACAAAAGGTATCTGAATGAAGATAGAGGTATTGTACCAGGTGATTGTCTTCAAGAATATGactga
- the SKDI03G0490 gene encoding DUP/COS family protein — protein sequence MQSHLRNDDVKLDTLSEPNASLIGENITLPKDSFNSYLYYLLYEMAHYKPTIVCFLVTVISILMIVVFHNILLCDIAFGLLNLSFFVYALIEFNDSVSDEEFKIKLLLEVITRKPAVKGKEWRIITYNMNQHLFDNGLWNTPYYFYCDQSCYGFFRHLIKGKNPGANSSSSANEVENTQSDAPATQPSNEVAKSYHFTFGPILEADPILEAYCLKAAEAEKQAQCEYWRKQYPDADIL from the coding sequence ATGCAGTCACATTTACGCAATGACGATGTAAAATTAGATACATTGAGTGAACCCAACGCTTCTTTAATCGGGGAGAATATCACTCTTCCAAAAGATAGTTTTAACTCATACCTATATTATCTTCTTTACGAAATGGCACACTATAAACCAACTATCGTTTGCTTCCTAGTCACGGTGATATCAATTTTAATGATCGTTGTTTTTCATAATATCCTCCTTTGTGATATTGCTTTTGGTCTGCTAAATTTGagtttctttgtttatgCGCTTATAGAATTCAATGACAGTGTCTCTGATGAAGAGTTCAAAATTAAGCTTTTGTTGGAGGTTATCACACGTAAGCCAGCGGTGAAGGGGAAAGAATGGAGAATAATCACGTATAATATGAACCAACATTTGTTTGATAATGGACTATGGAACACTCCGTACTATTTCTATTGCGATCAAAGTTGCTATGGCTTCTTTAGACACCTTATCAAAGGGAAAAATCCGGGTGCAAATTCAAGTTCTTCCGCCAACGAAGTTGAAAATACACAGTCAGACGCACCAGCAACCCAGCCTTCAAATGAGGTAGCAAAATCTTATCACTTCACTTTTGGCCCAATCTTGGAAGCTGACCCAATCTTGGAAGCTTACTGCCTCAAAGCAGCAGAAGCAGAAAAACAGGCGCAGTGTGAATACTGGAGGAAGCAATATCCCGATGCCGATATACTTTGA
- the RNQ1 gene encoding prion domain-containing protein RNQ1 (similar to Saccharomyces cerevisiae RNQ1 (YCL028W); ancestral locus Anc_1.47), translating to MDTDKLISEAESHLSQGNHAEAVAKLTSAAQANPNSQQMSTIESLIQKLAGYVMDNRSGGDDASQDRAAGGGSSFMNTLMADSKGSSQTQLGKLALLATVMTHSSNNGSSNRGFDVGTVMSMLSGSGGGSQSMGASGLASLASQFFKSGSNSQGQNQGQNQGQNQGQGQGSFTGLASLASSFMGSNNKNQQGQNQGSGGSSFGALASMASSFMHSSGKQNSDNGQQGYNQSYQNSNQNSGYQNNQGYNNQQHQGGNGGQQQQGQSGGAFSSLASMAQSYLGGGQSQSSQQQYNQQGQNSQQQYQQQGQNHQYQQQGQQQQQGSFSALASMASSYLGNQQNSNSNSNSNYGGQQQSNEYGRPQQHGGQQQSSRPQHGGNQNSNGQESFNFSGNFSQQDNNGSQNRY from the coding sequence ATGGATACTGATAAGTTAATCTCGGAGGCTGAGTCCCATTTGTCTCAAGGCAATCATGCAGAAGCTGTTGCGAAGTTGACGTCTGCAGCCCAGGCCAACCCCAACAGCCAGCAAATGTCGACCATTGAATCAttgattcaaaaacttgCTGGATACGTTATGGACAACCGTAGTGGTGGTGACGACGCTTCACAAGATCGCGCGGCCGGTGGTGGTTCATCCTTTATGAACACGTTGATGGCGGACTCTAAGGGATCTTCTCAAACGCAACTGGGTAAACTGGCTTTGTTGGCTACCGTGATGACACATTCGTCCAATAATGGCTCTTCCAACAGAGGATTCGACGTGGGCACTGTTATGTCGATGTTGAGTGGCTCTGGTGGTGGCAGCCAAAGCATGGGTGCTTCCGGTCTGGCTTCCTTGGCCTCTCAATTCTTCAAGTCAGGTAGCAATTCTCAAGGCCAAAATCAAGGCCAAAATCAAGGCCAAAATCAAGGCCAGGGTCAAGGTTCTTTCACCGGGTTGGCGTCCTTGGCTTCATCTTTCATGGGTTCCAATaacaaaaatcaacaaGGTCAAAACCAAGGGTCCGGTGGTTCGTCCTTTGGTGCATTGGCCTCCATGGCAAGTTCTTTCATGCATTCCAGCGGTAAACAGAACTCCGACAATGGTCAACAGGGTTACAACCAATCCTACCAGAACAGTAACCAAAACTCTGGCTACCAAAACAATCAAGGCTACAATAATCAACAACACCAAGGTGGCAACGGCGgccaacaacaacaagGACAATCTGGCGGTGCTTTTTCCTCATTGGCCTCCATGGCCCAGTCTTATTTGGGTGGTGGGCAATCCCAATCTAGCCAGCAACAATACAATCAGCAAGGTCAGAACAGCCAACAGCAATACCAGCAGCAAGGCCAGAACCACCAGTACCAACAACAGGGtcagcaacagcaacaagGTTCATTCTCAGCGTTGGCTTCCATGGCAAGTTCCTATTTAGGCAACCAACAGAACTCTAATTCCAACTCGAACTCGAATTATGGTGGTCAACAACAATCTAACGAGTACGGTAGACCACAGCAACATGGTGGTCAACAGCAATCTAGTAGACCACAACATGGTGGCAACCAGAACTCCAACGGCCAAGAgtccttcaatttctctGGTAATTTCTCCCAGCAGGACAATAATGGCAGTCAGAACCGTTACTAA
- the SKDI03G0460 gene encoding nitroreductase family protein (similar to Saccharomyces cerevisiae HBN1 (YCL026C-B)) has translation MSAVGTYLKTLTARRTIYALKPELPGEITVKDIQSVVQSIIKETPTAFNSQPNRAIILTGETHRKVWDQVTKAIESPDGQKRPASARDEAYGSVIFFTEDKVTEKLKADFPAYAAAFPSFADHTSGAAQINSWVALEAMGLGGHLQHYNGYIKAALPSKIPQSWTVQAQLVFGTPAAAPGEKTYIKNDVEVFN, from the coding sequence atGTCTGCTGTTGGAActtatttgaaaactttaaCTGCCCGTCGTACCATCTATGCTTTGAAACCGGAGCTGCCTGGTGAGATCACTGTTAAGGACATCCAATCCGTTGTACAAAGCATAATTAAGGAAACGCCCACAGCCTTTAATTCCCAGCCAAATCGTGCGATTATTTTGACTGGTGAAACTCACAGGAAGGTCTGGGACCAAGTGACCAAGGCTATCGAAAGCCCTGACGGTCAGAAGAGACCTGCTTCAGCAAGAGATGAAGCCTATGGTTCTGTAATCTTCTTTACGGAGGACAAAGTGACTGAAAAGTTAAAGGCGGATTTCCCAGCTTACGCAGCAGCATTTCCAAGTTTCGCAGACCACACTTCTGGTGCTGCTCAAATCAATTCGTGGGTTGCATTGGAAGCTATGGGTTTGGGTGGTCATCTACAACACTACAACGGTTATATCAAAGCCGCTTTGCCAAGTAAGATTCCTCAATCTTGGACCGTACAAGCTCAGTTAGTTTTCGGTACTCCAGCTGCTGCCCCGGGTGAAAAGACTTACATCAAAAACGATGTTGAAGTGTTCAATTAA
- the LEU2 gene encoding 3-isopropylmalate dehydrogenase (similar to Saccharomyces cerevisiae LEU2 (YCL018W); ancestral locus Anc_1.402) — MSAPKKIVVLPGDHVGQEITAEAIKVLKAISDVRSNVKFDFENHLIGGAAIDATGVPLPDEALEASKKADAVLLGAVGGPKWGTGSVRPEQGLLKIRKELQLYANLRPCNFASESLLDLSPIKPQFAKGTDFVVVRELVGGIYFGERKEDDGDGVAWDCEQYTVPEVQRITRMAAFMALQHEPPLPIWSLDKANVLASSRLWRKTVEETIKNEFPTLKVQHQLIDSAAMILVKNPTHLNGIIITSNMFGDIISDEASVIPGSLGLLPSASLASLPDKNTAFGLYEPCHGSAPDLPKNKVNPVATILSAAMMLKLSLNLPEEGKAIEDAVKRVLDAGIRTGDLGGSNSTTEVGDAVAKEVKKILA; from the coding sequence ATGTCTGCCCCTAAGAAAATCGTTGTTTTGCCAGGTGACCACGTTGGTCAAGAAATCACTGCAGAAGCAATTAAGGTTCTTAAAGCCATTTCCGATGTTCGTTCCAATGTTAAGTTTGATTTCGAAAACCATTTGATTGGTGGTGCTGCTATCGATGCTACAGGTGTTCCGCTACCAGATGAGGCGCTAGAGGCCTCCAAGAAGGCTGACGCCGTTTTGTTGGGTGCCGTGGGTGGTCCTAAATGGGGCACCGGTAGTGTTAGACCTGAACAAGGTTTACTGAAAATCCGTAAAGAACTTCAATTGTATGCCAATTTAAGACCATGCAACTTCGCATCCGAATCTCTGTTAGATTTGTCTCCAATCAAGCCACAGTTCGCCAAAGGTACCGactttgttgttgttagAGAGTTAGTGGGAGGTATCTACTTCGGTGAGAGAAAGGAAGATGACGGCGACGGTGTCGCCTGGGACTGTGAACAGTACACCGTTCCTGAAGTGCAAAGAATTACAAGAATGGCTGCATTCATGGCCCTACAACACGAACCACCATTACCTATTTGGTCTTTGGACAAAGCCAACGTTTTAGCCTCTTCAAGACTATGGAGAAAAACTGTAGAGGAAACCATCAAGAACGAATTTCCTACATTGAAAGTTCAACATCAATTGATTGATTCCGCTGCCATGATTCTGGTTAAGAACCCAACTCACTTGAATGGTATTATAATCACCAGCAACATGTTTGGTGATATCATCTCCGATGAAGCATCCGTTATTCCAGGGTCCTTGGGTTTGTTGCCATCTGCCTCCCTAGCCTCCTTGCCAGACAAGAACACTGCATTTGGTTTATACGAACCATGTCACGGTTCAGCTCCAGACTTACCAAAAAACAAGGTTAACCCTGTCGCTACTATTTTGTCTGCTGCAATGATGTTGAAGTTATCACTGAACCTGCCTGAAGAAGGTAAGGCCATTGAAGATGCGGTTAAAAGGGTTCTAGATGCTGGAATTAGAACCGGTGATCTAGGTGGTTCCAACAGCACCACTGAAGTCGGTGATGCTGTCGCCAAAGAGgttaaaaaaattcttgcttaa
- the AGP1 gene encoding amino acid transporter AGP1 (similar to Saccharomyces cerevisiae AGP1 (YCL025C) and GNP1 (YDR508C); ancestral locus Anc_1.50), whose amino-acid sequence MSSSKSPYEQKDLKNSSTEIHATEQDNEIEYFETDSNDRPSSQPHLDYEQHNTSAVRRFFDSFKRADQGGQDESEAVQMNDLTSAISPSSRNAQGLEKNDSTDKINPPAGNKSGSLKKTIQPRHVLMIALGTGIGTGLLVGNGTALVHAGPAGLLIGYAIMGSILYCIIQACGELALVYSNLTGGYNAYPSFLVDDGFGFAVAWVYCLQWLCVCPLELVTASMTIKYWTTSVNPDVFVIIFYVLVITINIFGARGYAEAEFFFNCCKILMMTGFFILSIIIDVGGAGNDGFIGGKYWHDPGAFNGKHSIDRFKGVVATLVTAAFAFGGSEFIAITTAEQSNPRKAIPGAAKQMIYRILFLFLATIIMLGFLVPYNSDQLLGSGGGGTKASPYVIAIASHGVRVVPHFVNAVILLSVLSMANSSFYSSARLFLTLSEQGYAPKFFSYIDRAGRPLIAMGVSALFAVIAFCAASPKEEQVFTWLLAISGLSQLFTWTAICFSHIRFRRAMKVQGRSLGELGFKSQTGVWGSMYACIMMLLILIGQFWVAIAPIGEGKLDAQAFFENYLAMPILIALYVGYKIWTKDWKLFIRADKIDLESHRQIFDEELIKQEDEEYRERLRNGPYWKRVAAFWC is encoded by the coding sequence ATGTCTTCATCAAAGTCTCCATACGAGCAGAAggacttgaaaaatagCTCCACTGAGATACATGCTACGGAGCAAGATAATGAAATcgaatattttgaaacaGACTCCAATGATCGTCCATCCTCGCAACCGCATTTAGACTACGAGCAGCATAATACTTCCGCCGTGCGCAGGTTTTTCGACTCTTTCAAGAGAGCCGACCAAGGCGGACAGGATGAGTCGGAAGCAGTGCAAATGAACGATCTTACATCAGCCATATCACCCTCTTCCAGAAACGCCCAGGGACTAGAAAAGAACGACAGCACCGACAAGATAAATCCTCCCGCGGGCAATAAGTCTGGCTCGCTGAAGAAAACCATCCAACCCAGACATGTCTTGATGATTGCCCTGGGTACCGGTATTGGTACTGGGTTGCTGGTTGGTAACGGTACAGCGCTAGTTCATGCAGGCCCTGCTGGGCTGCTTATTGGCTACGCTATCATGGGTTCTATCTTGTATTGTATTATCCAGGCCTGTGGTGAATTGGCCTTGGTGTATAGTAACCTGACTGGTGGTTACAATGCGTACCCCAGTTTTCTTGTGGACGACGGGTTCGGATTCGCTGTAGCCTGGGTCTACTGTTTGCAATGGCTGTGTGTTTGTCCTCTGGAATTGGTGACTGCATCCATGACTATTAAGTACTGGACAACGTCCGTGAATCCAGACGTGTTCgtcattattttctatGTTTTGGTCATCACTATCAACATTTTCGGTGCTCGTGGTTACGCAGAAGCAgaattcttcttcaactgtTGTAagattttgatgatgaCAGGGTTTTTCATTCTGAGTATTATCATCGATGTCGGTGGTGCTGGTAATGACGGTTTCATTGGCGGTAAATACTGGCATGATCCGGGCGCCTTCAACGGTAAGCATTCCATTGACAGGTTTAAGGGTGTTGTAGCCACATTAGTGACCGCAGCCTTCGCTTTTGGTGGTTCCGAGTTTATTGCCATCACCACTGCCGAACAGTCTAACCCAAGAAAGGCAATTCCAGGTGCCGCCAAGCAAATGATTTACAGAATCCTGTTCCTGTTCTTGGCTACCATCATCATGCTAGGTTTCTTAGTGCCATATAACTCCGATCAATTATTGGGATCTGGCGGTGGTGGTACTAAGGCCTCACCATATGTCATTGCCATTGCATCCCACGGGGTCCGTGTTGTCCCACATTTCGTCAATGCTGTTATCTTACTATCAGTCTTGTCCATGGCCAACTCCTCCTTTTATTCCAGCGCTCGTTTATTTTTGACCCTATCCGAACAAGGCTACGCTCCCAAGTTTTTCTCTTATATTGACAGAGCCGGCAGACCCTTGATTGCCATGGGTGTTTCCGCATTGTTCGCCGTCATTGCCTTCTGTGCAGCATCCCCCAAGGAAGAGCAAGTCTTCACTTGGTTACTGGCGATTTCCGGTCTATCTCAACTTTTCACATGGACTGCCATTTGTTTCTCTCATATCAGATTTAGAAGGGCCATGAAAGTTCAAGGTAGGTCCTTGGGTGAATTAGGTTTCAAATCTCAAACCGGTGTTTGGGGGTCCATGTATGCCTGTATCATGATGTTGTTGATTCTAATTGGCCAATTTTGGGTCGCCATTGCCCCTATTGGTGAAGGTAAGCTAGATGCTCAAGCCTTCTTTGAGAACTATTTGGCGATGCCAATCCTGATTGCTCTCTACGTTGGTTATAAGATATGGACCAAGGATTGGAAACTGTTCATCAGGGCTGATAAGATCGACTTGGAATCTCACAGACAAATCTTTGATGAAGAGTTGATTAAAcaagaagacgaagaataCAGAGAACGTTTGAGAAATGGTCCTTATTGGAAGAGGGTCGCTGCTTTCTGGTGTTAA